A region from the Actinoplanes sp. OR16 genome encodes:
- a CDS encoding Txe/YoeB family addiction module toxin — translation MKLSWTDHGGDDYLYWQTRDRKTLKRINTLIADIKRDPDGQGIGKPEILRNNLAGLRSRRIDDEHRMVYAVEANEITIISCRYRYE, via the coding sequence GTGAAACTCAGCTGGACCGACCACGGCGGGGACGACTACCTGTACTGGCAGACCCGGGATCGAAAAACCCTCAAACGCATCAACACGCTGATTGCCGATATCAAACGCGACCCCGACGGCCAGGGCATCGGCAAACCGGAGATCCTCCGAAACAACCTCGCCGGACTCCGGTCCCGGCGTATCGACGACGAACACCGCATGGTGTACGCCGTCGAGGCCAACGAGATCACCATCATCTCCTGTCGCTACCGCTACGAGTAG
- a CDS encoding type II toxin-antitoxin system prevent-host-death family antitoxin → MTSAISASEARRSLFPLIERVNEDHTPIEIVS, encoded by the coding sequence ATGACGTCAGCGATCAGCGCCAGTGAGGCGCGTAGGTCCCTCTTCCCGCTTATCGAGCGCGTCAACGAGGACCACACCCCGATCGAGATCGTCTCCTAG
- a CDS encoding ABC transporter permease, with amino-acid sequence MTELASESRTEKRAGRERRRLDEGTIRNLGLVAVLVILVIIGIITRPELYSDPTWVRNNFLTILQQASAIGVVTVGMTFVIIGGGIDLSVGAIIALAAVWCTTQATQSFGAGGMIFTALAVGIGVGLVNGVLIAYGRLVPFIATLAMLVAARGLAAQISGKQTQISESSVINSIATTKILGIPMLVIILGVVVAAGWVLLNRTTFGRRTVAVGGNPEAARLAGINVKRQTLLLYVLSGFCCGIAAIMLTSQATSAQAAMANLYELDAIAAAIIGGTLLSGGRGTIIGALFGVLVFSTITNLFAINNLPTEVQNMVKGAIIVAAVLVQQFRFSAVTNLFKR; translated from the coding sequence ATGACCGAACTGGCGAGCGAGTCACGCACCGAGAAGCGTGCCGGCCGGGAGCGCCGGCGGCTCGACGAAGGCACGATCCGCAACCTGGGCCTCGTCGCCGTCCTGGTGATCCTGGTGATCATCGGAATCATCACCCGGCCGGAGCTGTACAGCGACCCGACCTGGGTGCGGAACAACTTCCTGACGATCCTGCAGCAGGCCTCGGCGATCGGCGTGGTCACGGTCGGGATGACCTTCGTGATCATCGGGGGCGGCATCGACCTCTCGGTCGGCGCGATCATCGCGCTGGCCGCGGTCTGGTGCACCACGCAGGCGACTCAGAGCTTCGGCGCCGGCGGCATGATCTTCACGGCGCTGGCGGTCGGGATCGGCGTGGGACTCGTCAACGGTGTGCTCATCGCGTACGGAAGGCTCGTGCCCTTCATAGCGACCCTGGCGATGCTGGTCGCCGCCCGGGGGCTCGCCGCGCAGATCTCCGGTAAGCAGACGCAGATCTCCGAGAGCTCGGTGATCAACAGCATCGCCACCACCAAGATCCTCGGTATCCCGATGCTGGTGATCATCCTGGGTGTCGTGGTGGCGGCCGGCTGGGTGCTGCTGAACCGCACGACGTTCGGCCGCCGGACCGTCGCGGTCGGTGGCAACCCGGAGGCCGCCCGGCTCGCCGGCATCAACGTGAAGCGGCAGACCCTGCTGCTCTACGTGCTCTCCGGCTTCTGCTGCGGCATCGCCGCGATCATGCTGACCTCGCAGGCGACGAGCGCGCAGGCGGCGATGGCCAACCTGTACGAACTGGACGCGATCGCCGCGGCCATCATCGGCGGCACGCTGCTCAGCGGCGGCCGGGGCACCATCATCGGCGCTCTCTTCGGAGTGCTGGTCTTCTCCACCATCACCAACCTGTTCGCGATCAACAACCTTCCTACCGAGGTCCAGAACATGGTCAAGGGCGCCATCATCGTGGCCGCCGTCTTGGTCCAGCAGTTCCGCTTCTCCGCAGTGACGAACCTCTTCAAGAGATAG
- a CDS encoding NAD(P)/FAD-dependent oxidoreductase — MSQPVEVDVVIVGGGLAGLSAARRLDRAGVEWLLVEASDRIGGRVATDVIDGWHLDRGFQTINTSYPRLAALVDIDALDMRYFTSGVLVRRGNALHRLENPLREPLGTPKTLLSGVGSLADRLKFAALATRCASLPVQKLLDLPETTTQEMLRRAGISHRMIEEVLRPFFSGVLGDRSLDTSSHVTTMTLRSFTRGRIGVPAAGMAALPAAIAGPLPFPQLLIGARTLSIGPGMVVTEAGEIHCRSVIVATDAVSAASLLPSFLPRPDVHGLTTFYFGAPHAPIDEPILLLDGDRREIVASTVVMSNAAPEYAPGGMSLIAANVVGVSAPSSASETVIRVELSRIYGAPTDDWELLEVISLPDALPFAPVPQSRLRKPVALGDGLFVAGDHRDSPSIQGALASGWRAAGAVLSSLGAVRLGAGS, encoded by the coding sequence ATGTCGCAGCCGGTTGAGGTGGACGTCGTCATCGTCGGCGGCGGGCTCGCCGGGCTGTCGGCCGCCCGCAGGCTCGACCGTGCCGGCGTGGAATGGCTGCTCGTCGAAGCGTCCGACCGGATCGGCGGGCGCGTCGCCACCGACGTCATCGACGGCTGGCACCTGGACCGCGGATTCCAGACGATCAACACGTCCTATCCGCGGCTCGCCGCCCTCGTCGACATCGACGCGCTCGACATGCGCTACTTCACCTCCGGCGTGCTGGTCCGCCGCGGCAACGCGCTGCACCGGCTGGAGAACCCGCTGCGCGAACCCCTCGGCACACCGAAAACCCTGCTCTCCGGTGTGGGAAGCCTCGCCGACCGGCTCAAGTTCGCGGCCCTCGCCACCCGCTGCGCCAGCCTGCCCGTCCAGAAACTCCTCGATCTGCCGGAGACCACCACGCAGGAGATGCTGCGCAGAGCCGGCATCTCGCACCGGATGATCGAGGAGGTTCTGCGGCCGTTCTTCTCCGGCGTCCTCGGCGACCGCTCCCTCGACACCTCCAGTCACGTCACCACGATGACGCTGCGCTCCTTCACCCGCGGCCGCATCGGCGTGCCCGCCGCCGGCATGGCAGCCCTGCCGGCCGCCATCGCCGGGCCGCTGCCGTTCCCGCAACTGCTCATCGGCGCCCGCACCCTCTCCATCGGCCCCGGCATGGTCGTCACCGAAGCCGGCGAGATCCACTGCCGGTCGGTGATCGTCGCGACCGACGCGGTGTCCGCCGCCTCCCTCCTGCCGTCCTTCCTGCCGCGCCCCGACGTGCACGGACTCACCACGTTCTACTTCGGCGCCCCGCACGCGCCCATCGACGAGCCGATCCTGCTCCTCGACGGCGACCGGCGGGAGATCGTCGCCAGCACCGTGGTGATGAGCAACGCCGCCCCCGAATACGCCCCCGGCGGCATGAGCCTCATCGCCGCGAACGTCGTCGGCGTGTCCGCGCCCTCCAGCGCCTCCGAAACCGTCATCCGGGTCGAACTGTCCCGCATCTACGGCGCCCCCACCGACGACTGGGAACTCCTCGAAGTGATCTCCCTGCCGGACGCCCTCCCGTTCGCCCCGGTGCCCCAATCCCGCCTGCGCAAGCCCGTGGCACTCGGCGACGGCCTCTTCGTAGCGGGTGATCATCGCGACAGTCCGTCGATCCAAGGCGCCCTCGCCAGCGGTTGGCGCGCCGCCGGCGCGGTCCTGTCCTCACTCGGCGCCGTCCGGCTTGGAGCAGGCTCATGA
- a CDS encoding sugar ABC transporter ATP-binding protein, with protein MKVFPGVRALDGVQLEVRAGEVHCLLGQNGAGKSTLIKTLAGVHHADAGEITWLGEPFAPATPQAAMRAGIATIYQELDLVDDLSVAENAFLGHEPSRFGFSRRRISANRTREILARLGHAEIAPRRMVRTLPAAAKQVVSMARALSHDARLIVMDEPSAVLAHDEVANLFRIIRELTAQGIAVIYISHRLDEIREIGDRVTVLKDGRTTAANLPARTTPTRELVGRMTGRSIEYVFPPRQGQPAAEPLLVVENLTRSGEFAEVNLTVRPGEIVGVAGLVGSGRSELLETIFGARRPESGTVTVGGKPVRGVGSAVRAGMGMAPEERKSQALLLDEPVYKNMTLASFARFARVGFTDAGRERVAAERTADSLELRPRDVVRPVRTLSGGNQQKVVVGRWLLGETKLLLLDEPTRGVDVGARAELYQVIRDLAAQGVGVLLVSSEVPEVLGLADRVLVMREGHLIHEAPAGEIDEDTVLNLVMAGSLLEGEPA; from the coding sequence GTGAAGGTCTTCCCGGGGGTTCGGGCGCTTGACGGGGTTCAGCTGGAGGTTCGGGCTGGTGAGGTGCACTGCCTGCTCGGGCAGAACGGGGCCGGCAAGTCGACTCTGATCAAGACGCTGGCCGGGGTGCATCACGCTGATGCCGGGGAGATCACGTGGCTGGGGGAGCCGTTCGCGCCGGCTACGCCTCAGGCGGCGATGCGGGCCGGGATCGCGACGATCTATCAGGAGCTGGACCTCGTCGACGATCTGTCGGTGGCGGAGAACGCGTTCCTCGGGCATGAGCCGAGCCGGTTCGGGTTCAGCCGGCGGCGGATCTCGGCGAACCGGACCCGGGAGATCCTGGCGCGACTGGGGCATGCCGAGATCGCGCCGCGGCGGATGGTCCGTACGCTGCCGGCCGCCGCCAAACAGGTGGTGAGCATGGCGCGGGCGCTGTCCCACGACGCCCGGCTCATCGTGATGGACGAGCCGAGCGCGGTGCTCGCCCACGACGAGGTGGCGAACCTGTTCCGGATCATCAGGGAACTGACGGCGCAGGGGATCGCGGTCATCTACATCTCGCACCGGCTCGACGAGATCCGGGAGATCGGTGACCGGGTGACGGTGCTGAAGGACGGCCGGACCACCGCGGCGAACCTGCCGGCGCGCACCACCCCGACCCGGGAGCTGGTGGGCCGGATGACCGGGCGTTCGATCGAATACGTGTTCCCGCCACGGCAGGGGCAGCCCGCCGCGGAGCCGCTGCTGGTGGTGGAGAACCTGACCCGGTCCGGCGAGTTCGCCGAGGTGAACCTCACGGTGCGGCCCGGCGAGATCGTGGGGGTCGCCGGACTGGTCGGGTCCGGCCGGTCCGAGCTGCTGGAGACCATCTTCGGCGCTCGCCGGCCGGAGTCCGGCACCGTCACGGTCGGCGGCAAACCGGTGCGCGGGGTGGGCTCGGCGGTCCGGGCAGGCATGGGCATGGCCCCGGAGGAGCGCAAGAGTCAGGCGCTGCTGCTGGACGAGCCGGTCTACAAGAACATGACGCTCGCCTCGTTCGCCCGGTTCGCCCGGGTGGGCTTCACCGACGCGGGCCGGGAACGGGTGGCGGCCGAGCGGACCGCCGACTCGCTGGAACTGAGGCCGCGGGACGTGGTCCGGCCGGTGCGGACGCTCTCCGGCGGCAACCAGCAGAAGGTCGTGGTGGGCCGCTGGCTGCTCGGCGAGACGAAGCTGCTGCTGCTCGACGAGCCCACCCGGGGCGTGGACGTGGGCGCCCGGGCCGAGCTTTACCAGGTGATCCGGGACCTGGCAGCGCAGGGCGTCGGCGTGCTGCTGGTCTCCAGCGAGGTGCCCGAGGTGCTGGGCCTGGCCGATCGGGTGCTGGTCATGCGGGAGGGCCACCTGATCCACGAGGCGCCGGCCGGGGAGATCGACGAAGACACCGTACTCAACCTCGTGATGGCGGGGTCGCTTCTGGAGGGGGAGCCGGCATGA
- a CDS encoding sugar phosphate isomerase/epimerase, with protein MARPITLFTGQWADLPFEEVCRLAAEWGYDGLEIACWGDHFEVDRALAEDGYLDRKHEQLAKHNLKCFAISNHLVGQAVCDHPIDERHQDILPAAIWGDGDAEGVRQRAAERMKDTARAAARFGVRTVVGFTGSSIWHTVAMFPPVPASMIDRGYEDFAARWNPILDVFDEVGVRFAHEVHPSEIAYDYWTTRRTLEAIGNRPAFGLNWDPSHFVWQDLDPVGFILEFRDRIYHVDCKDAKVRTGDGRRGRLSSHLPWADLRRGWDFVSTGHGDVPWEDCFRALNSIGYDGPLSIEWEDAGMDRLVGAPEALKFVRGLAFDAPSAAFDAAFSSSS; from the coding sequence ATGGCACGACCCATCACGCTCTTCACCGGTCAGTGGGCTGACCTGCCGTTCGAGGAGGTGTGCCGGCTCGCGGCGGAGTGGGGCTACGACGGCCTGGAGATCGCCTGCTGGGGCGACCATTTCGAAGTGGACCGGGCGCTCGCCGAGGACGGTTACCTCGACCGGAAGCACGAGCAGCTCGCCAAGCACAACCTGAAGTGCTTCGCGATCTCCAACCATCTGGTCGGCCAGGCCGTCTGCGACCACCCGATCGACGAGCGGCACCAGGACATCCTGCCGGCCGCGATCTGGGGCGACGGCGACGCCGAGGGGGTGCGGCAGCGGGCCGCGGAACGGATGAAGGACACCGCGCGGGCGGCGGCACGGTTCGGCGTCCGTACGGTCGTGGGCTTCACCGGGTCGTCGATCTGGCACACGGTCGCGATGTTCCCGCCGGTGCCCGCCTCGATGATCGACCGCGGTTACGAGGACTTCGCGGCGCGCTGGAACCCGATCCTCGACGTCTTCGACGAGGTCGGTGTCCGGTTCGCGCACGAGGTTCATCCGAGCGAGATCGCGTACGACTACTGGACCACCCGGAGGACCCTCGAAGCGATCGGGAACCGGCCCGCGTTCGGACTCAACTGGGACCCGTCCCACTTCGTCTGGCAGGACCTCGACCCGGTCGGATTCATCCTCGAGTTCCGGGACCGGATCTACCACGTCGACTGCAAGGACGCGAAGGTGCGCACCGGCGACGGCAGGCGCGGCCGGCTCAGCTCGCACCTGCCCTGGGCGGATCTGCGGCGTGGCTGGGACTTCGTGTCCACCGGCCACGGCGACGTGCCCTGGGAGGACTGCTTCAGAGCCTTGAACAGCATCGGGTACGACGGACCGCTCAGCATCGAGTGGGAAGACGCCGGAATGGACCGTCTCGTGGGAGCGCCGGAAGCCCTCAAGTTCGTTCGCGGGCTCGCCTTCGACGCTCCGTCGGCGGCGTTCGACGCGGCGTTCTCGTCGTCGTCCTGA
- a CDS encoding TIM barrel protein produces the protein MRLRHPSGRIVHLSCGISLDHAESPSAGLELLDAAASELRSHIATGLLGVALRLPPPLAAALADGGRARTRLRAELDAKGLEVVTLSGVPDAEGGGENTPGDWSESSRVRHTLDLARILVDLLPFEEVRGAISTIGLGRADDWDEERQKAGARHLSRLSGGLADLAWRVGRAVRCGFQPGPGGVLDSPEQTVAALTRVDKDRLGVCLDLASVVRDWSDPAAGIDRITDAGLSVITARITDPAAGWQPVLRHLLAADTARTEYVDVDTAHSAADLPYVLEELTALGLVPEQQPCTAP, from the coding sequence ATGCGGTTGCGCCATCCTTCCGGCCGGATCGTGCACCTCAGCTGCGGCATCAGCCTAGACCACGCTGAGTCGCCGTCCGCCGGGCTGGAACTCCTCGACGCCGCCGCCTCCGAACTGCGATCCCACATCGCGACCGGGCTCCTCGGCGTCGCCCTCCGGTTGCCGCCCCCTCTCGCCGCCGCCCTCGCCGACGGCGGGCGTGCCCGTACCCGGCTGCGTGCCGAGCTCGACGCCAAGGGGCTCGAGGTCGTCACGCTGAGCGGCGTGCCCGACGCCGAGGGCGGCGGCGAGAACACCCCGGGGGACTGGTCCGAGTCCTCCCGCGTCCGGCACACCCTTGACCTGGCCCGGATCCTCGTCGACCTGCTGCCGTTCGAGGAGGTCCGCGGCGCGATCTCGACGATCGGGCTGGGCCGGGCCGACGACTGGGACGAGGAACGGCAGAAGGCCGGCGCCCGCCACCTGTCCCGGCTCTCCGGCGGCCTCGCCGACCTGGCCTGGCGGGTCGGACGCGCGGTCCGGTGCGGTTTCCAGCCGGGACCGGGCGGGGTGCTGGACAGCCCCGAGCAGACCGTCGCGGCGCTGACCCGGGTCGACAAGGACCGCCTCGGCGTCTGCCTCGACCTGGCGAGCGTGGTCCGCGACTGGTCCGACCCGGCCGCCGGCATCGACCGGATCACCGACGCCGGCCTGTCGGTGATAACGGCCCGGATAACCGACCCGGCAGCGGGCTGGCAGCCGGTGCTGCGCCACCTCCTCGCGGCCGACACCGCCCGCACCGAATACGTCGATGTGGACACCGCCCACAGTGCGGCGGACCTGCCGTACGTCCTGGAGGAGCTCACCGCCCTCGGCCTGGTGCCGGAGCAGCAACCCTGCACCGCGCCCTGA
- a CDS encoding type II toxin-antitoxin system Phd/YefM family antitoxin: MVSKEDWDSIVETNYLLRSPANAKRLAESVEQWRAGRATEREFGPEE, translated from the coding sequence CTGGTGAGCAAGGAGGACTGGGACTCCATCGTGGAGACCAACTACCTGCTCCGATCGCCCGCCAACGCCAAGCGCCTTGCCGAGAGCGTCGAGCAGTGGCGTGCTGGCCGCGCCACCGAGCGCGAGTTCGGGCCCGAGGAGTGA
- a CDS encoding Gfo/Idh/MocA family protein produces MSQDLRVGMVGYAFMGAAHSQAWRTVNHAFDLPLRARMSVVCGRSEGAVARAATRLGWEGHTTDWRALVESDEIDLIDICTPGDTHAEIALAALAAGKHVLCEKPLANSVAEAREMAAAAARAQTQGVRAMCGYNYRRVPAVALMRDLVASGRIGAIRHVRAQYLQDWIVDPEFPLVWRLRKEIAGSGALGDIGAHIVDLTQFVTGQSISAVSALTETFIRSRPLPSESAGLAASSISSPNGAGRGDVTVDDAALFLARLDGGAVATYEATRFATGRKNALRVELNGALGSLAFDFERMNELEFYDGTRPGTEQGFTRILVTEPDHPYLAAWWPPGHSIGYEHSFTHEVRDLIEDIAAGREPAPSFTDALRVQLVLDAVERSASTGSWTDVETVLEPA; encoded by the coding sequence ATGTCTCAGGACCTGCGAGTCGGCATGGTCGGCTACGCGTTCATGGGGGCCGCGCACTCGCAGGCCTGGCGTACCGTCAACCACGCTTTCGACCTTCCGCTGCGTGCGCGGATGTCGGTGGTGTGCGGCCGTTCCGAAGGTGCGGTGGCCCGTGCGGCCACCCGCCTGGGCTGGGAGGGCCACACCACCGACTGGCGGGCGCTGGTCGAGAGCGACGAGATCGATCTGATCGACATCTGCACGCCGGGCGACACGCACGCCGAGATCGCGCTGGCCGCGCTCGCGGCCGGCAAACACGTTCTCTGTGAGAAGCCACTGGCCAATTCGGTGGCCGAGGCGAGGGAGATGGCGGCGGCCGCTGCCCGAGCACAGACCCAGGGCGTACGGGCGATGTGCGGTTACAACTACCGGCGGGTGCCGGCCGTCGCCCTGATGCGGGACCTGGTGGCCTCCGGGCGGATCGGAGCCATCCGGCACGTCCGTGCGCAGTACCTCCAGGACTGGATCGTCGATCCGGAGTTCCCGCTGGTCTGGCGGCTGCGCAAGGAGATCGCCGGATCGGGCGCGCTGGGCGACATCGGCGCGCACATCGTCGACCTCACCCAGTTCGTGACCGGCCAGTCGATCAGCGCGGTGTCGGCGCTGACCGAGACGTTCATCAGGTCCCGGCCGCTGCCGTCGGAGTCGGCCGGGCTGGCCGCCTCCTCTATCTCCTCGCCGAACGGCGCAGGACGAGGCGACGTCACTGTCGACGACGCCGCCCTGTTCCTGGCCCGGCTGGACGGGGGAGCGGTCGCCACATATGAGGCGACCCGCTTCGCGACCGGCCGCAAGAACGCGTTGCGGGTCGAGCTCAACGGCGCGCTCGGCTCGCTCGCCTTCGACTTCGAGCGGATGAACGAGCTGGAGTTCTACGACGGGACCCGGCCCGGGACCGAGCAGGGATTCACCCGGATCCTGGTCACCGAGCCGGACCATCCGTACCTCGCGGCCTGGTGGCCGCCGGGTCACTCGATCGGGTACGAGCACTCGTTCACCCACGAGGTCCGTGACCTGATCGAGGACATCGCGGCGGGCCGGGAGCCGGCGCCGTCGTTCACCGATGCGCTGAGGGTGCAGCTGGTTCTGGACGCGGTCGAACGTTCGGCCTCGACCGGATCCTGGACCGACGTCGAGACGGTTCTGGAGCCCGCCTGA
- a CDS encoding substrate-binding domain-containing protein — MSSLSRRRVLFGGAAVGAGALLTACTSNDTSNNAQVNTNSGNENAAPGEKVVIGFTAPAADHGWIAAITNNAKAQAAQYEDVELKVTEAGADAAAQRAAISTMIAEKPTIIVMLPHDGKELNASAEEAMRAGIPVVNLDRAFPSQDAYRLQIKGDNYGMGLAAGAYIGEQLKAKGVSNPIIGEIPGIDSLELTQERTKGFNDSLAIYGFKVANRRPADFTIDGGQKAATDLLQALPRMDALWNHDDDQGVGVLAAIQQANRNEFFMVGGAGAKSAIDHIAADDSVLKATVTYSPSMASSAVSLARLIAQGKGMADLVELQVPKEITLASETITKENAAQYAKLGF; from the coding sequence ATGTCCTCATTGTCCCGTAGGCGCGTCCTGTTCGGCGGCGCCGCCGTCGGCGCCGGCGCCCTGCTCACCGCCTGCACCAGCAACGACACCTCAAACAATGCCCAGGTCAACACGAACAGCGGCAACGAGAACGCCGCGCCCGGCGAGAAGGTGGTCATCGGCTTCACCGCCCCGGCCGCCGACCACGGCTGGATCGCCGCGATCACCAACAACGCGAAGGCCCAGGCCGCGCAGTACGAAGACGTCGAGCTCAAGGTCACCGAGGCCGGCGCGGACGCCGCCGCCCAGCGTGCCGCGATCTCGACGATGATCGCCGAGAAGCCGACGATCATCGTGATGCTGCCGCACGACGGCAAGGAGCTGAACGCGTCCGCCGAGGAGGCGATGCGGGCCGGTATCCCGGTGGTCAACCTGGACCGGGCGTTCCCCTCGCAGGACGCGTACCGGCTGCAGATCAAGGGCGACAACTACGGTATGGGGCTGGCCGCCGGGGCGTACATCGGCGAGCAGCTCAAGGCCAAGGGCGTCAGCAATCCGATCATCGGCGAGATCCCGGGCATCGACTCCCTCGAACTCACCCAGGAGCGGACGAAGGGATTCAACGACTCGCTGGCGATCTACGGCTTCAAGGTCGCCAACCGCCGCCCGGCTGACTTCACGATCGACGGTGGACAGAAGGCGGCGACCGATCTGCTCCAGGCCCTGCCGAGGATGGACGCCCTCTGGAACCACGACGACGACCAGGGCGTCGGTGTGCTCGCCGCGATCCAGCAGGCGAACCGCAACGAGTTCTTCATGGTCGGCGGCGCCGGCGCGAAGTCCGCGATCGATCACATCGCCGCGGACGACTCGGTGCTCAAGGCGACGGTCACCTACAGCCCGTCGATGGCTTCCTCGGCGGTCTCGCTGGCGCGGCTGATCGCCCAGGGCAAGGGGATGGCCGACCTGGTCGAACTCCAGGTGCCGAAGGAGATCACGCTCGCTTCCGAGACGATCACCAAGGAGAACGCCGCGCAGTACGCCAAGCTGGGATTCTGA